AAGTATAAATAGCAAAGGGCTTGCAGCAAAGGTGAGAACTGCTGCCGGTGCCTTTTGCGCAGGCGTCCCATACCTGGCGGTTTATTTCCCTGGTGATACACAAGTACCAAATCATTCAAAACTTTGGTCCCTGCGCTTGGGTACAATAGGGTAATCAGCTTACAAGGACCAAACCTATGAAAACACAGCACATCACCCCTTACTTACTAAAGCCAAATGGCAAAATCCCGAACAACCAGCAACTGCCCTTGCTGGTGTACCAGCAGGTGTTTGAGGCGAAGGAAGACCTGGTAAGCCAGTTTAAGGAGGCATTTGAGCAGCACAACTGGCGCGGCACCTGGGCAGACAGTGTTTTTGACTATCACCATTACCACAGCACTTCACACGAAGCTTTGGGCGTGGCGGCAGGATCGGCCTTGCTTATACTTGGTGGGCCTGATGCGCAGGAAATAGAAGTGAGAGCCGGCGACATGCTGGTACTACCGGCGGGTACAGGACACTGCCTCGAGTCGTCCTCGGCCGATTTTAAAGTAGTTGGCGCTTACCCTGAAGGCCAGGCGAGCTACGACATCTGCACTGAGGAAGATGACCCCAAGGAAAAGAAAAAGAATATTCGCAAAGTGCCCTTACCAGAAACCGATCCTGTTGCAGGTGCTAACGGACCGCTGCTGGAGCACTGGCGCCCCTTCTAAACTGGCTGCCATAACTGGTGCCTCCTGAACATAAGCCGTATGGCAGGGTTAGTACCATGAGAGGCAACAGCTAAAGCTCCTCCCTCCTGATCAAATACAGGTAATCAACATAGATTAACTCAAACAAGCTAAAAGGCAAACGATGAAGATATTGATAGCAGGTGCTCATGGCACCACCGGAAAACAAATAGTCGAGATATTATCCAGAACAGACCAGCACGAATCGTTCGCTATGATACGAAAAGAGGAGCAGGCGGATGAAATGAAGCAACTTGGCGCAGACCATGTGGTGGTGGCAGACCTGGAGGGCGATGTGTCAGATTCGGTGAAAGGAATGGATGCCGTTATATTTGCCGCCGGCTCAAAAGGGAAAAACGTAGTGGGCGTGGATCAGAAAGGCGCCGAAAAACTGGTAGACGCCGCAAAGGCCGAAGGAATCTCGCACTTCGTGATGCTAAGCGCATTTGGCGCTGACAATCCCAAAGGTGAGTTGAAGGGTTATCTGATCGCCAAATCTAAGGCAGACCAGCACCTGGTGGATAGCGGCCTGACCTATACTATTGTGCGCCCCGGCAGCCTCGGGAACGGAGCGCCCACTGGACAGGTTAGAACGGCAACAAATTTCGACAGTCACGGCGAAGGCTCCATACCACGCGCCGATGTGGCTCATGTACTGATAAAGGCGCTGGAGGTAGAGAACGTGAAGAACAAGACATTCGAACTACTGTCAGGAAACGTGCCGATACAGCA
Above is a window of Pontibacter akesuensis DNA encoding:
- a CDS encoding cupin domain-containing protein produces the protein MKTQHITPYLLKPNGKIPNNQQLPLLVYQQVFEAKEDLVSQFKEAFEQHNWRGTWADSVFDYHHYHSTSHEALGVAAGSALLILGGPDAQEIEVRAGDMLVLPAGTGHCLESSSADFKVVGAYPEGQASYDICTEEDDPKEKKKNIRKVPLPETDPVAGANGPLLEHWRPF
- a CDS encoding SDR family oxidoreductase, whose amino-acid sequence is MKILIAGAHGTTGKQIVEILSRTDQHESFAMIRKEEQADEMKQLGADHVVVADLEGDVSDSVKGMDAVIFAAGSKGKNVVGVDQKGAEKLVDAAKAEGISHFVMLSAFGADNPKGELKGYLIAKSKADQHLVDSGLTYTIVRPGSLGNGAPTGQVRTATNFDSHGEGSIPRADVAHVLIKALEVENVKNKTFELLSGNVPIQQALQQV